TGCGCCGCCGCAGAGTGCCGGTCAGCGCAGGCTCATTCAATGCCAAACTGAAATCAGGGACCTGAAGTCAGAACTACTGCCCCATATTACCATTTACCTCATTACCATTCGCTGCCACTCGATTTATTCACGCGCTGCGTGTCGCCGCTTTCATCGCCTGTACAAACTGCAGCAGTTCGGTTCGGGTTTTCTTCGGATCTCCGAGATGAGCGGCGACGATGGCCACTGTGGCGGACCCCGCTATGGCCCCGTCAGCTCCGGCGGCAAGAGCGTTTTTCACGTGTTCCGGGCGGGAGATGCCGAACCCCACCACCACCGGCGGCGCTCCGGCGTCCTTCAACAGCCTGATCTTCGAGCCCATGGGAACGTTCATTTCCCTGTCCGCTCCCGTCACCCCGGAACGTCCCAGGAAATACGTGTAACCTTTTGTATGTTTCGCGATTTCTCGCAGTTTTGTATCGTCGGCGTTGGGCGGGACGATAAATACGGTGTCGACTCCGACCCGGGACGCGCAGCGCACAAAGAGAGCCGACTCCAGAACCGGCACGTCGGCCACCAGCACGGAGTCCACCCCCGCCCGGGCCGCGTGGGAGTAAAAATGATCCGCGCCCTTCCCCAGAACCAGATTGGCGTACACGAGAAGCCCCATGGGAATATCCGGATGTCTGCGGCGCGTTTTCTCCAGCAGATCCATGCATTTATCCGGCGTGCTTCCGGCCTCCAGAGCCCGGTTCGAGGCGGTTTGAATGACCGGTCCGTCCGCCACGGGGTCGGAAAAGGGAATGCCGAGTTCCAGCGCGTCCGCTCCGCCCTCGATGAGCGTTTCGAGAATGGCTTCGCTCTCCTCCATGCCGGGGTCGCCGAGGGTCACAAAGGGGATGAAGGCGCCTTCGCGCTTCTGCCTGAGGCGTTCGAACGTTTTCACGTAGCGTTGGGTCATCACAGCGCACCTCCATTGAGTTTTGTATAGGCCATGACCTGATCGATGTCCTTGTCGCCGCGGCCGGAGATGTTGACGATGTAAATCTGCGGAGTTTTTTCGCTGGCGGC
The nucleotide sequence above comes from Synergistaceae bacterium. Encoded proteins:
- the trpA gene encoding tryptophan synthase subunit alpha, translated to MTQRYVKTFERLRQKREGAFIPFVTLGDPGMEESEAILETLIEGGADALELGIPFSDPVADGPVIQTASNRALEAGSTPDKCMDLLEKTRRRHPDIPMGLLVYANLVLGKGADHFYSHAARAGVDSVLVADVPVLESALFVRCASRVGVDTVFIVPPNADDTKLREIAKHTKGYTYFLGRSGVTGADREMNVPMGSKIRLLKDAGAPPVVVGFGISRPEHVKNALAAGADGAIAGSATVAIVAAHLGDPKKTRTELLQFVQAMKAATRSA